A region of the Microbulbifer pacificus genome:
TGGCGCCGGCGGGGGTGAGTTTTACCCCGGCTTCCGCGGACAGGCGGATCACTTCCTGGGCACAGCCCAGGCGGGTGTTGAAGGAAACAAAGTAGCCGCCTTGCGGCTTTTCCCACTGGCCCAGGTCGGAATCCGCGAAGTTCTTGTCCAGGTGCTCGAGCACACAGGCGAACTTCGGGCGCAGGATTTCCGCGTGCTTGTGCATGTGCTCCTTCAGCTGGCTCAGCTCCGGGAACAGGCGCGCGTGGCGCAGCTGGTTCACCTTGTCCGGGCCGATGGTCATGGCGGACATCTGCTTCTTCAGGGACGCCAGGTTGGCCGGGCTCGCACTCACGAAGGCGACGCCGGAACCGGCGTGGGTGACCTTGGAGGTGGAGGCGAACTGCAGCACGGAGTCGGCGGTGTCGTTACCGAGGGCCGCTTCGCGGATGTTGGGCAGTTTCACCTGGTGGTCCAGGTCGTGAATCGCATAGGCGTTGTCCCAGAAAATACGGAAGCCCGGGTTGGCGATCTTGGCCAGTTGCGCCAGGCGGTCGACGGTGTCCGCGTCGTAGGTGACGCCGGTGGGGTTGGAGAACTTGGGGACGCACCACAGACCGATGATGTCGTTGTCGTCGCGGATCTTCTGTTCCAGCGCGTCCATGTCCGGACCGGTGGCGGTCATGGGCACGGTTTCCAACGCAATGCCGAACTGTTCGCAGATGGCGAAGTGGCGGTCGTAGCCAGGCACCGGACAGAGGAATTTCGGCGCCTTCAGATCTTTCCACGGCTGGTTGCCGGCAAAGCCGAACAGGTAGCCGGTGAGCACCGCGTGGTACATCAGGGTCAGGGAGCTGCTGCCGCCGGCGAGCACTTCCTCAAACGGAACCTGAAGAATATCCGCGCCCAGCTCGCGTGCGGCGGCGATACCCTCGAGGCCGCCGTAGTTGCGGGTGTCGGTGCCGTCCGGGGCGCGGTAGTCACCGTTGAGGATGCCGTCCAGGCTGTCGGACAGTGCCAGTTGATCCGCCGCCGGTTTACCGCGGGTCAGGTCCAGGCTCAGGTTGTGCTGGCAAATGCGCTGGTACTGCTGCTCCAGCTCTTTTTCCCACTGTTGCAGCTGCTCGCGTTGGGCGGTCTCGATACGCACGGAAAATCCTCTTTTCTTTACGGGTAAATGGCGGTTGAAGTTGCGGTGGGGGAGCTTATCAGCAGCGGGTGGATGACGTCATGTCTTCTGCAATTTTTTTACAAAAAAGCCCGGTAAAAACAGGGTTTTTGACGAAAATTTGTTGCAGATGAAACCGACCGCTACGGGAGCATGTACGCCATCTTTTGCCGGCGCCGAAGCAGCAGGCGCAGACCGGATCAGGGGTTCTGCGCGGCCAGGAAGCGAAAGTCGCTGGCGTATTCCCTCATGGTGGATTTGAGGTGCTCACGCTGCTCGGGAGTCGCGTTTTGCAACACCTCACTGCCGAGATTGCGGGCCTGGACGCGCAATTGCTCCTGCATCTGGCGGTAGTCCTCCGACCACAGTGTCTGGGGGTCGATCAGCAGGTCCCGCAGGGTCTGCTCGTAACCGGCGGGTTTGTCTTTCAGCGTCTGGATAAAGGCGTTGGTCCAGCGCTCGCGCTGGGCGTCGCGCCGTTTGGGGTCGAAGGTGGTGCTGGCCAGTTCACGGTCGATCATGGCGTCCTGTTCCTGTGTCAGGTCGCCGAGCCAGCGCTCGGCCTCTTTGCGGAACGCCTTTTCGCGCTTGTGCTGATCCTTCTGCCATTTCTTCAGGGATTTCTCCCGCTCTTTGCTTGCGTTGTCCGCGAGTTGCGCGATCTGTGCGTCGTCCAGCTGGAGCAGAATCGGCAGCAGCAGGTCACTCAGCATGCCAATGGAGCTATTCCAGAACTCATCCGTCTTCTTTTCGATCTCGGTCAGACGGGCGGGGACGGTATCCGCAGGGGAGTCTACCTCGGCGGCGAGCTGGTCAAGGTAATCGGCGTAGCGGGGCAGCTGGGTCTGGCGGTGCCAGCGATGGAATTCATCCACCCGTTGCGAAAGCAGGTCCTCTTGCGCGCCTTCGAGGTCCAGGTATTTGTTGAGGGTGCGGTCCATCCACCAGTCGAGATAGCCGTAGGCCAGGCGCACGCTGGAACAGCCGCCCAGCAACAGCAGGGCGAGCGCCAGCACAACCGTGGCGAGCCGGATGCTGGGCTGGACAGTGGGCTGAATGGTCGGTGTGTACTGCGCGGTGCTCATGGCAGTAAATATAGCTGCTGCCTTCTTTACTGGTGGTTCAACGCACCGCGCCCGGCAATCAGTTTATCCAGACTTCCACCCGGCTGTTTTTCACTGGCCCCTGTTCGCGGTCGGCGGTCAGCGGCGCGAACGCGCCCACCGCCATGATCTGGCTGTCACCCATCTGGTGGTCCCGCAGCAGCGCGCCCTGCACCTTGAGGGCGCGGAAGCGGGAGATCAATTCGGAGATGTTGGTATTGGCCTTGCGGTCGGAAAAACCCACCAGGGTGAGGGACAGGTTGCGGTTTTCCGCTTCCGCCATGAAATCCTGCAGCCGGTGCAGGTCACGCAGGGCACGGTTGTCGAGTTCGGTGCTGCCATCCGCAAAGCGGAAGGAGATGCTGAGTCGCGAGCCGCTTTCCATCAGCTGGCGATAGTTGTCCGGAGCATTGGCGTAGGGGGCCATCTTTACCGCTACCGGCATGAGGTTGATGAAACCGGTGTCGGCGACGATCTGCTGGCCGCGGCTGGATTCCACAAAATGCAGGAAGCCGACTACCTGCGGGTGGTAGCTGCCCGGATTGCGGTAGAGATACAGACGGCGGGTGAGGGGGAAATCCTCGGTGGCGATGATGCCGCGATCCGGTACCACCGCCGCCAGGTCGCCGGACTTGATGGCTACCTTGTGCAGATCGTCGGCATCGGCGAAGGGCAGGTAGCCGATGGCGGCGAGGTTCTGTTGTACCAGTGCGCGGGTCTCGTGGTTGCCGGATACCTCGCGGACAAAAGGCGCGGCGGCGCGGCTGCCGCCATACACCTCTTCATCGAAAGTGGCGCGGGTACCGGATTCCATGTCCCGGTGCAGGGGGTGGATAGGCATATCTGGGCCACCCAGCTGGCGCCAGTTGCGGATCTTGCCGCTATAGATATCTGCCACCTGCGCCACGCTTAATTGGGAAACCGGGTTGTCCTTGTGTACCGTGATTACCAGCGCATCGAGGCCGATTACATGCTCTGCCTGCGGTCCGGTAAAGTCGCCGAGGCGGGCGAGGGCATTCACTTCGCTGGACTTGATCCTGCGCGACGCCATGGCGATATCGGCACTGCCGGTGTCGAGGGCCTTGAAGCCGGTGCTGGACCCCAGCGCAATAATCGGAACCACAATGGCCTCGCCCTGCAGGCGGGCGCTGATCCAGTGTTTTTCACCTTCGCTGTGCTGGCGGATGTCGCTCGCGCCAATAGATTCGAGATAGTCCTTTACCAGGGCGGGTGCCAGGTCCGCGCCAATGGTATTCGAACCGGTCAGGCGAAACAGGGTTTTGGCGGCGCCTTCGTTGGCTTTTGCGTTGGCTTCTGCCAGGTTGGAAAGCAGCAGTAGCACGGCGGTAGTCACGGGCAGCAGTAACCACGCGATAAAAATTGTATGTAATGAGTGCCTGCGGATGCCCATTGTTCCCCCCTTTGTGTACGTCCTGAGTCTCTTTGGCGGCCGGCTTTGGGAGCGGGTGCTCATTGTCAGCAGGCGCGCGCTTTATCGCAAAAAACTGTGACCGAGTTATTGCAATAAGATTGAACTCGCACCGTTTGCGGCGTTCCAATCCCTGCGGGGGCGATAATCAGACCCATGTCTGATTTTTAAGTGCACTCCGTATTGGAACGCGTTAGGATTCGTCGGTTGTCGGTTTTTTCACCACCTGTGGCGGTGGACTGGCATACTCTTGAGAGACTCGTGGAGTTTTTTTTGCGAAAGGGCATGACAACGCTGTCATTTGTCTTGTAGTATTTCTTCCATATTGGCACAGGCGTCACGAGCGCCGCGCCGGATCTCTCTGGGGCGCAGGAAATGCGATAGGGAATCCGGTGGGACAAATAACAATAGAAATCTTAGGGGCCGGACCAGATGGTTGCTTTAAGAGACAGCAGGGACATTCTCTACGTTGGCGTTGATGGCGGTGGCAGTAAGTGCCGCGCTTCTGTATTTGATGCCGACAACCGCCTGCTGGGTACCGGAGTTTCCGGACCCGCCAACCCCCTTCACGGTTACGCGCAGACCATTGACTCTATCGTACGCTCCGCTGCACTGGCGGTAGCGGATGCCGGTCTGCCGGCGGAAACCCTGGGTGAGCTGGTGGCCGGTGTCGGCCTGGCCGGCGTCAACATGCCCCGCCTCTACAATGAAATGAGCGCCTGGGCACATCCGTTCAAACAAATGTTCCTTACCACCGATCAGCACTCCGCCTGTCTCGGCGCCCACCGTGGCGGCGACGGCGCAGTCATTATCGCCGGCACTGGCTCCGTGGGTTACTCCTGGGTCAAGGGTCGCAGCGAGATTGTCGGCGGTCACGGCTTCCCCCATGGCGACAAGGGCAGTGGTGCCTGGCTGGGGATGGAAGCGGTCAAATACCTGCTGATGGCGATGGAAGGCCTGGCTCAGGACTCCATGCTGAAGCAGGAGCTGCAGCGGGCACTCGGCACCAGCGATCCCTACGACGTGATTGAAATGATGGCAGGCAAGCCCTCCAGCCAGTACGCCAAGCTGGCGGTCCCGGTGGTGGAATGTGCGGAAGCGAACTGCCCGGTAGCAGCGTCGATCATGCGCGATGGTGCGGCCTATATCAGTGATCTTGCCGACAAATTGATGGAGAGCAAACCGCCGCGCCTGGCCATGATTGGCGGTCTCGCGCCCCGGCTCAAGCCCTGGCTCAAGCCCCATGTGGCGGAGCGGGTTTCCGACCCCCTGGATCCGCCGGAACTCGGTTGCGTCTACTTCGCCCAGCACTCCCTCGCCGCGTTGGGCGACGGCAGTGCCACATCGGCGGAAGAGGTCGATGCCAAGGCGCTCTTTGGATAAAGACGCCCCCGCGCAGAAAGGCGCCCTTTGGATAAGCGGGCACATTAGCTAGAACACACAGGTTACACGGAATTTTTATGAGCACAGTGATCTCCACTGAAGCCAACAAGGCGGGTGCATCTATGACGATGACAGTAATGGAAACCGAGGCCCGCGAGGCCCCGATCCGGATTGCCGATCAGCTGCGGAACAATGCGCCGATCATGGCGGAACTGGGCGAGCGCCTGCGCAACAAGCCGCCGCGCTTTGTAATGATCGTGGGCCGCGGCTCGTCCGATCACGCCGGCGTGTTCGCTAAATACCTGATCGAAATCGAGACCGGCACACCGACCTTCGCCGCTGCGCCCTCCGTATCCAGTGTGTACGGCAAAAAGCTGAAGCTCGAAGACGCGCTGGTCATCGTGATTTCCCAGTCGGGCCGCAGCCCGGACATCCTCGCCCAGGCGCAGATGGCCAAGGACGCCGGTGCCTACACCATTGCGCTGGTAAACGATGAGAGTGCGCCGATCAAGGACATCGTCGATCAGGTGGTACCGCTTAAAGCTGGACCGGAGCTGGCGGTTGCCGCGACCAAAAGTTACCTGTGCACCCTGTCTGCGGTACTGCAACTGGTGGCCAACTGGACCCAGGACGCCGAGCTGAAAGCCGGCGTGGAGATGCTGCCCAAGGCGCTGACCGAAGCCATCGAATCCGAGATACAGCTGCGCCCGGAAGACCTGGCAGCGGTGAAGAACCTGGTCGTACTGGGGCGTGGTCCCGGTTACGGCATAACCCGCGAGCTGGCACTGAAACTGAAAGAAGTGTGCAACATCCACGCGGAGTCCTTCTCCAGCGCGGAATTCCTGCACGGTCCGGTCACTCTGGTGGAGCAGAAACTTACCGTGGTGAACGTGCCCATCGAAGACGAGTCCTACAAGGCCCACAGCGAGCAGATCGCCGACATCATCCGTCGCGGCGGCACCCTGATTAATCTGCATGTGCCGAGCAAGGGTGTGCACCCGCGTGTTGCACCGCTGGCGTTGCTGCAGCGTTTTTATCTCGACGTCGCCCACGTGGCGGTCAGCCGCGGTATCAACCCGGATGAACCGGCGGGCCTGAAGAAAGTCACTCAGACCATCTGATTGGATTAGTGACGGGAGCAGGCAAGTGGCACAGGCGTTTATTGCAGAACAGTTATTCGACGGCGAGCAGTTGCGCAGCAATGTGGCGCTGACCGTAGATGGCGGCAAGGTGGTCTCCATCGGCGGCGCGCCGGCGGCCGATGCCGTGCGCCTGCAGGGTCTGCTGGCGCCCGGTCTGATCGACGTGCAGGTGAACGGCGGCGGTGGTGCGCTGTTCAACAACGACACCAGCGTGAATGCGCTGGGCAAGATGTCCGCCGCGCATGCCCGTTTCGGCACTACCGGCTTTATGCCCACCCTGATCACCGATCAGGTGGATGTGATGCAGAAGGCCGCCGATGCGGTGAGTGCGGCCGTGAAAGAGGGCGTGCCCGGTGTGCTGGGGGTGCATTTCGAGGGGCCGCACTTGAGCGCGCCGAAGAAAGGCACCCACGAGGAAAAGTTCATTCGCCCGCTCAGTGAAGAGGAGCTGGCGATCTACGCGCGGGAAGACCTCGGCCTGAAAATGGTCACTCTGGCACCGGAAAATGTGTCGCCCGAAGATATCGCCAAACTGGTGTCCCTCGGTGTGAAGGTCTGTCTCGGCCATTCCAATGCGGATGGCAAAACAGTGGCCGCAGCGGTGGCCGCGGGTGCGACGGGGTTTACCCATCTGTACAACGCCATGTCGCCACTGCACTCCCGCGATCCCGGCATGGTGGGTACTGCACTGATCAGTGATGGCTGCTGGTGCGGATTGATTGCCGACGGTCATCATGTGAGCCCGGAAGCCATGACACTGGCAATGAAAGCCAAGCCTCGTGGCAAAATCATGCTGGTGACGGATGCCATGTCACTGGTGGGCAGTGATGAGATGAGCTTTCCGCTGTTTGAGCGCATCGTCACCCGCGATGGTGACAAGCTGACATCAACGACTGGTGAACTGGCCGGATCTCATCTGGATATGATCGGCGCGGTGCGCAATATCCGCGACTGGTGCGGGGTGGAGTTGACCGAGGCGCTGCGCATGGCAGCCCTGTATCCGGCCGAGTATCTCGGCACCGAGGGCGGGCGTATCGCGGAAGGTGCACCGGCGGACATGATTCTTTTAAGTGACGAGCTCCAAGTGCAGAAAACTTGGATAAATGGCCGCGAAGTTTTCTCGGCCTGAGCAGTGCCGGCATTGCCACGTAGTGCCAGAAAAATTTTTTGACGAGTAAGACCCAGAAAACCGATAACCCAGATAACGATAAATGGTGAAGCAATGAATACCGCAGTCATAGCCCAGCGCGAATCGCGCAGCAGCATTCTGCCCATGGCCATCATCGGCCTGCTGTTCTTTATTTTTGGTTTTGTCACCTGGCTGAACGGCGCACTGATTCCGTTCCTGCAGACCATCTGTGAGTTGAGTGCCTTCCAGGCGATGCTGGTTGCGTCGGCGTTTTATATCGCCTACACCGTGATGGCGTTGCCGATGGCGGCGATCATCGAGCGCACCGGCTACAAAGTCGGTATGGCTCTGGGCCTGGCGTTGGTGGCTGTGGGCGCGCTGATTTTCATCCCCGCCGCTTACAGCCGTATGTTCGGTGTTTTCCTGCTGGCGCAGTTTGTGGTCGGCTCCGGCCTCACCATTCTGCAGACCGCCTCCAACCCCTACGTGGTCAAGCTCGGTTCGGCAGAAACCGCCGCGGTGCGCATCTGCATCATGGGTCTGCTGAACAAGGGCGCGGGTATTGTTGCGCCGCTGGTGTTTGCCGCGCTGGTAATGTCCGGCATCAGCGGTGTTTCCGATGCTGAACTCGCCATTCTGGATGCGGCAGCCAAAGACACCAAGCTCGCCGAACTGGCCGGCCAGTTGGTAACGCCTTACATCGGTATGGCCGCTCTCGGTTTGGTGCTGGCTGTGGCCATGATGTTTGCTCCGCTGCCGGATATCGAAGACGAGGCGGTGGAAGGGCAGGAAGAAGCTGCCGTTACCCTGATGGGGCTGAAAAAATTCCCGCAGCTGGTGCTCGGTGCCACCGCCCTGTTTTTCTACGTGGGTGTGGAAGTGATCGCCGGTGATGCTATCGGTCTACTGGGCAAGCAGGCGGGTCTGGAAACCGCCGTCGCCTCGGTACTGACCTCATACACCATGGTGTTCATGGTGCTGGGTTACATCTACGGCACCATCGCCATTCCGCGCTTTATCAGCCAGCAGACCGCGCTACTGATTTCTGCGGTGCTCGGTATTGTGTTTACCTTCGCTGTTATGAGCGGTTCCCTGGAAAGTACCGCCATGTCGGCAGCGACCCTGGCCCACTTCGGCCTGCCCGAGATTCCGAACGCGGTTTACTTTGTTGCACTGCTGGGTTTTGCCAATGCCATGTGCTGGCCGGCGATCTGGCCGCTGGCGCTGGAAGGC
Encoded here:
- the nagB-II gene encoding glucosamine-6-phosphate deaminase NagB-II, translated to MSTVISTEANKAGASMTMTVMETEAREAPIRIADQLRNNAPIMAELGERLRNKPPRFVMIVGRGSSDHAGVFAKYLIEIETGTPTFAAAPSVSSVYGKKLKLEDALVIVISQSGRSPDILAQAQMAKDAGAYTIALVNDESAPIKDIVDQVVPLKAGPELAVAATKSYLCTLSAVLQLVANWTQDAELKAGVEMLPKALTEAIESEIQLRPEDLAAVKNLVVLGRGPGYGITRELALKLKEVCNIHAESFSSAEFLHGPVTLVEQKLTVVNVPIEDESYKAHSEQIADIIRRGGTLINLHVPSKGVHPRVAPLALLQRFYLDVAHVAVSRGINPDEPAGLKKVTQTI
- a CDS encoding aminotransferase class I/II-fold pyridoxal phosphate-dependent enzyme; amino-acid sequence: MRIETAQREQLQQWEKELEQQYQRICQHNLSLDLTRGKPAADQLALSDSLDGILNGDYRAPDGTDTRNYGGLEGIAAARELGADILQVPFEEVLAGGSSSLTLMYHAVLTGYLFGFAGNQPWKDLKAPKFLCPVPGYDRHFAICEQFGIALETVPMTATGPDMDALEQKIRDDNDIIGLWCVPKFSNPTGVTYDADTVDRLAQLAKIANPGFRIFWDNAYAIHDLDHQVKLPNIREAALGNDTADSVLQFASTSKVTHAGSGVAFVSASPANLASLKKQMSAMTIGPDKVNQLRHARLFPELSQLKEHMHKHAEILRPKFACVLEHLDKNFADSDLGQWEKPQGGYFVSFNTRLGCAQEVIRLSAEAGVKLTPAGATFPYGKDPENSNIRIAPSFPPLEELDTAMSVFVLCVKLASVRKALEAA
- a CDS encoding sugar MFS transporter; amino-acid sequence: MNTAVIAQRESRSSILPMAIIGLLFFIFGFVTWLNGALIPFLQTICELSAFQAMLVASAFYIAYTVMALPMAAIIERTGYKVGMALGLALVAVGALIFIPAAYSRMFGVFLLAQFVVGSGLTILQTASNPYVVKLGSAETAAVRICIMGLLNKGAGIVAPLVFAALVMSGISGVSDAELAILDAAAKDTKLAELAGQLVTPYIGMAALGLVLAVAMMFAPLPDIEDEAVEGQEEAAVTLMGLKKFPQLVLGATALFFYVGVEVIAGDAIGLLGKQAGLETAVASVLTSYTMVFMVLGYIYGTIAIPRFISQQTALLISAVLGIVFTFAVMSGSLESTAMSAATLAHFGLPEIPNAVYFVALLGFANAMCWPAIWPLALEGLGKFTSKGAALLIMGISGGAILPPMYGHFADTGDGQAAYIIAIPAYLFILFYALKGHKMRSWK
- the nagK gene encoding N-acetylglucosamine kinase, whose translation is MVALRDSRDILYVGVDGGGSKCRASVFDADNRLLGTGVSGPANPLHGYAQTIDSIVRSAALAVADAGLPAETLGELVAGVGLAGVNMPRLYNEMSAWAHPFKQMFLTTDQHSACLGAHRGGDGAVIIAGTGSVGYSWVKGRSEIVGGHGFPHGDKGSGAWLGMEAVKYLLMAMEGLAQDSMLKQELQRALGTSDPYDVIEMMAGKPSSQYAKLAVPVVECAEANCPVAASIMRDGAAYISDLADKLMESKPPRLAMIGGLAPRLKPWLKPHVAERVSDPLDPPELGCVYFAQHSLAALGDGSATSAEEVDAKALFG
- a CDS encoding DUF6279 family lipoprotein; the encoded protein is MSTAQYTPTIQPTVQPSIRLATVVLALALLLLGGCSSVRLAYGYLDWWMDRTLNKYLDLEGAQEDLLSQRVDEFHRWHRQTQLPRYADYLDQLAAEVDSPADTVPARLTEIEKKTDEFWNSSIGMLSDLLLPILLQLDDAQIAQLADNASKEREKSLKKWQKDQHKREKAFRKEAERWLGDLTQEQDAMIDRELASTTFDPKRRDAQRERWTNAFIQTLKDKPAGYEQTLRDLLIDPQTLWSEDYRQMQEQLRVQARNLGSEVLQNATPEQREHLKSTMREYASDFRFLAAQNP
- the nagA gene encoding N-acetylglucosamine-6-phosphate deacetylase; its protein translation is MAQAFIAEQLFDGEQLRSNVALTVDGGKVVSIGGAPAADAVRLQGLLAPGLIDVQVNGGGGALFNNDTSVNALGKMSAAHARFGTTGFMPTLITDQVDVMQKAADAVSAAVKEGVPGVLGVHFEGPHLSAPKKGTHEEKFIRPLSEEELAIYAREDLGLKMVTLAPENVSPEDIAKLVSLGVKVCLGHSNADGKTVAAAVAAGATGFTHLYNAMSPLHSRDPGMVGTALISDGCWCGLIADGHHVSPEAMTLAMKAKPRGKIMLVTDAMSLVGSDEMSFPLFERIVTRDGDKLTSTTGELAGSHLDMIGAVRNIRDWCGVELTEALRMAALYPAEYLGTEGGRIAEGAPADMILLSDELQVQKTWINGREVFSA
- a CDS encoding substrate-binding domain-containing protein, with amino-acid sequence MTTAVLLLLSNLAEANAKANEGAAKTLFRLTGSNTIGADLAPALVKDYLESIGASDIRQHSEGEKHWISARLQGEAIVVPIIALGSSTGFKALDTGSADIAMASRRIKSSEVNALARLGDFTGPQAEHVIGLDALVITVHKDNPVSQLSVAQVADIYSGKIRNWRQLGGPDMPIHPLHRDMESGTRATFDEEVYGGSRAAAPFVREVSGNHETRALVQQNLAAIGYLPFADADDLHKVAIKSGDLAAVVPDRGIIATEDFPLTRRLYLYRNPGSYHPQVVGFLHFVESSRGQQIVADTGFINLMPVAVKMAPYANAPDNYRQLMESGSRLSISFRFADGSTELDNRALRDLHRLQDFMAEAENRNLSLTLVGFSDRKANTNISELISRFRALKVQGALLRDHQMGDSQIMAVGAFAPLTADREQGPVKNSRVEVWIN